A single region of the Massilia sp. erpn genome encodes:
- a CDS encoding hydantoinase B/oxoprolinase family protein — MDLQFWIDRGGTFTDIVARLPDGSLRTHKLLSEDLEHYADAALAGIRHLLAVEAQQPIPVERIAAVKMGTTVATNALLERKGEPAALAITRGFGDALRIAYQNRPRLFERHIVLPELLYRKVIEIDERMGAHGEVVRALNEEGARAGLQAAYDAGLRALAIVFMHGYRYGTHEQAVARIAREIGFTQISVSHQISPLMKLVARGDTTVVDAYLSPILRRYVDQVARELPGVNLQFMQSNGGLTDARAFQGKDSILSGPAGGIVGMVRASRAAGFERIIGFDMGGTSTDVSHFSGEFERVFETQVAGVRMRAPMMNIHTVAAGGGSILHFDGSRLRVGPDSAGANPGPASYRRGGPLTVTDCNVMLGKLQPDYFPRLFGADGAQALDAAIVRERFAAMVQEIAAAGAAAATPEQIAEGFIEIAVGNMANAIKQISVQRGHDVTEYTLTSFGGAGGQHACLVADALGMKTVFIHSLAGVLSAYGMGLADQSVMREMAVEARLEASALDGIVQRLQALEEDAGAALRRQGVAEGDIALARRIHLRYEGTDTALIVAFDTPQRMQEQFESAYKQRFSFLMPGRALMVEAVSVEAIGKSDAPAEAPQAAVPRQTPLQPHAIVPMYVAGRWCETALFRRDDLRVGDLVPGPAVIAEANATTVLEPGWQAEVTPQNHLLLNRVEALPERRAIGTTADPVMLEIFNNLFMSIAEQMGLRLQNTAYSVNIKERLDFSCAIFDEQGNLIANAPHMPVHLGSMGESIKAVMRKNAGRMRPGDVYMLNDPYNGGTHLPDVTVISPVFDEAGQGILFYVGSRGHHADIGGTTPGSMPPDSRHIEEEGVLFDNFKLVDGGRLRDAEARALLADGPYPARNPDQNMADLRAQVAANQKGVDELRRMVAHFGLEVVRAYMGHVQDNAEEAVRRVISALRDGAYTVELDNGARIAVAIRVDQASRSAVIDFSGISAQQDNNFNAPSAVCMAAVLYVFRTLVDDEIPLNAGCLKPLRVLIPPGSMLNPHYPASVVSGNVETSTCITNALYGALGVMAASQGTMNNFTFGNARYQYYETISGGSGAGDGFDGTDVVQTNMTNSRLTDPEILEFRYPVRVESYAIRPGSGGKGRWHGGNGGIRKIRFLEDMTAAILSNNRRYAPFGMAGGGAGAVGRNTVQRADGRIEELDHIGKTQMQPGDLFIIETPGGGGYG; from the coding sequence ATGGACTTGCAATTCTGGATCGACCGCGGCGGCACTTTCACCGACATCGTGGCGCGCCTGCCCGATGGCAGCCTGCGCACGCACAAGCTGCTGTCGGAAGATCTGGAACATTACGCCGATGCGGCGCTGGCCGGCATCCGCCATCTGCTGGCGGTGGAAGCGCAGCAGCCCATTCCTGTCGAGCGTATCGCCGCCGTGAAGATGGGCACGACGGTGGCGACCAATGCGCTGCTGGAGCGCAAAGGCGAGCCGGCGGCGCTGGCGATCACGCGCGGCTTCGGCGACGCGCTGCGCATCGCTTACCAAAACCGTCCGCGCCTGTTCGAGCGCCATATCGTGCTGCCCGAGCTGCTGTACCGCAAGGTGATCGAGATCGACGAGCGCATGGGCGCGCACGGCGAGGTGGTGCGGGCGCTGAATGAGGAGGGAGCGCGCGCCGGCCTGCAGGCGGCTTACGATGCCGGCTTGCGCGCGCTGGCCATCGTCTTCATGCATGGCTACCGCTATGGCACGCATGAGCAGGCGGTGGCGCGCATCGCGCGCGAAATCGGCTTCACGCAGATATCGGTCTCGCACCAGATCAGCCCCTTGATGAAACTGGTGGCGCGCGGCGACACCACGGTGGTCGATGCCTATCTGTCACCGATCCTGCGGCGCTACGTGGATCAGGTGGCGCGCGAACTGCCGGGCGTGAACCTGCAATTCATGCAGTCGAACGGCGGCCTGACCGATGCGCGCGCCTTCCAGGGCAAGGACAGCATCCTGAGCGGCCCGGCCGGCGGCATTGTCGGCATGGTGCGCGCCAGCCGCGCGGCGGGCTTCGAGCGCATCATCGGTTTCGATATGGGCGGCACCTCGACCGATGTTTCGCACTTCTCCGGCGAGTTTGAGCGCGTATTCGAAACGCAGGTGGCGGGGGTACGCATGCGCGCACCGATGATGAACATCCATACCGTGGCGGCGGGCGGCGGCTCCATCCTGCATTTTGACGGCAGCCGTTTGCGCGTCGGCCCCGATAGTGCGGGCGCCAATCCCGGCCCTGCCAGCTACCGGCGCGGCGGGCCGCTGACCGTCACCGACTGCAATGTTATGCTGGGCAAGCTGCAGCCGGACTATTTCCCCCGCCTGTTTGGTGCCGATGGCGCGCAGGCGCTGGATGCGGCCATTGTGCGCGAACGCTTTGCCGCCATGGTGCAAGAGATTGCCGCCGCCGGCGCCGCGGCCGCGACGCCGGAACAGATAGCCGAGGGCTTCATCGAGATCGCCGTCGGCAATATGGCGAATGCCATCAAGCAGATTTCCGTGCAGCGCGGCCATGACGTCACCGAGTACACCCTGACCAGCTTCGGTGGCGCAGGCGGCCAGCATGCCTGCCTGGTGGCCGATGCGCTGGGCATGAAGACCGTCTTCATCCACTCGCTGGCCGGCGTGCTGTCAGCATATGGCATGGGCCTGGCCGACCAAAGCGTGATGCGCGAAATGGCGGTCGAGGCGCGGCTGGAAGCGTCCGCGCTGGACGGCATCGTTCAGCGGCTGCAGGCGCTGGAAGAGGATGCTGGTGCGGCGCTGCGCCGGCAAGGCGTGGCGGAAGGGGATATCGCGCTGGCGCGCCGCATTCATCTGCGCTATGAAGGCACGGATACTGCGCTGATCGTCGCCTTCGATACGCCGCAGCGCATGCAGGAGCAGTTTGAGTCGGCCTACAAGCAGCGTTTCTCCTTCCTCATGCCGGGACGGGCGCTGATGGTTGAAGCGGTGTCGGTGGAGGCCATCGGCAAATCCGATGCGCCCGCCGAAGCGCCGCAAGCGGCGGTGCCGCGCCAGACGCCTTTGCAGCCGCATGCCATCGTTCCCATGTATGTCGCTGGGCGCTGGTGCGAGACAGCACTGTTCCGGCGCGACGATCTGCGCGTGGGCGACCTTGTTCCCGGCCCCGCCGTCATCGCCGAGGCGAATGCGACGACAGTGCTGGAACCGGGCTGGCAGGCCGAGGTCACACCCCAGAACCATCTGCTGCTGAACCGTGTCGAAGCGCTGCCCGAACGGCGCGCCATCGGCACCACGGCCGACCCGGTGATGCTGGAGATTTTCAATAATCTCTTCATGTCGATCGCCGAGCAAATGGGCCTGCGCCTGCAAAACACGGCCTACTCGGTGAATATCAAGGAGCGCCTGGACTTCAGCTGCGCCATCTTCGACGAGCAGGGTAACCTGATTGCCAACGCGCCGCATATGCCGGTGCATCTGGGATCGATGGGCGAGAGCATCAAGGCGGTAATGCGGAAGAACGCGGGCCGCATGCGGCCAGGCGACGTCTATATGCTCAACGATCCGTATAACGGCGGCACCCATCTGCCCGACGTCACCGTGATCTCGCCGGTCTTCGATGAGGCGGGGCAGGGCATCCTGTTCTACGTCGGTTCGCGTGGCCACCATGCCGATATCGGCGGCACCACGCCCGGCTCGATGCCGCCCGATTCGCGCCATATCGAAGAGGAGGGCGTCCTGTTCGACAATTTCAAGCTGGTGGATGGCGGCCGGCTGCGCGACGCCGAGGCGCGTGCCTTGCTGGCCGACGGGCCTTATCCGGCCCGCAATCCCGATCAGAATATGGCCGATCTGCGGGCGCAGGTCGCCGCCAACCAGAAAGGCGTGGACGAGCTGCGGCGGATGGTGGCCCACTTCGGCCTGGAGGTGGTGCGGGCCTATATGGGCCATGTGCAGGATAATGCGGAAGAAGCGGTGCGCCGCGTCATCAGCGCCTTGCGCGATGGCGCCTACACGGTGGAGCTGGACAATGGCGCCCGCATTGCCGTCGCCATCCGGGTCGACCAGGCAAGCCGTAGCGCCGTCATCGACTTCAGTGGCATCTCGGCCCAGCAGGACAACAACTTCAACGCGCCATCCGCCGTGTGCATGGCGGCCGTGCTGTATGTCTTCCGCACCCTGGTCGATGACGAGATTCCGCTCAATGCCGGCTGCCTGAAACCGCTGCGGGTGCTGATCCCGCCCGGCTCGATGCTTAATCCCCATTATCCCGCCTCGGTCGTATCGGGCAATGTGGAAACCTCGACCTGCATCACCAATGCGCTATACGGCGCGCTCGGCGTGATGGCGGCGTCCCAGGGCACGATGAACAACTTCACCTTCGGCAATGCGCGCTATCAGTATTACGAGACGATCAGCGGCGGTTCCGGCGCGGGCGATGGCTTTGACGGCACCGACGTGGTGCAGACCAATATGACCAACTCGCGGCTGACCGATCCGGAAATCCTCGAATTCCGCTATCCCGTGCGGGTCGAAAGCTATGCCATCCGTCCCGGCTCAGGCGGCAAGGGGCGCTGGCATGGGGGCAATGGCGGCATCCGCAAAATCCGCTTCCTGGAAGATATGACCGCCGCCATTCTCTCCAACAACCGCCGTTACGCCCCCTTCGGCATGGCTGGCGGCGGCGCCGGTGCGGTCGGCCGCAACACCGTCCAGCGCGCCGACGGCCGCATCGAAGAACTCGACCACATCGGCAAAACCCAGATGCAGCCCGGCGACCTGTTCATCATCGAAACCCCCGGTGGTGGCGGCTACGGCTGA
- a CDS encoding ABC transporter ATP-binding protein, translating into MPEFPIASSSFIPDSPAIPAAEVRAATAAIAVSGLCKRVADASGELTILHSVDFTVQKAETLAVVGASGSGKSTLLGLLAGLDTPSEGKVLLDGSDIFALDEDGRAALRKAKLGFVFQSFQLLPHLTAVENVMLPLELSGESNAKRRAEEMLGRVGLSSRLKHYPKYLSGGEQQRVALARAFVSQPPLLLADEPTGSLDAATGEAVIQLMFELNREHGSTLVLVTHDPSIAARCKRTITIAAGRLI; encoded by the coding sequence ATGCCTGAATTCCCAATAGCGTCCAGCAGTTTTATTCCAGATTCACCGGCCATACCGGCCGCCGAAGTGCGTGCCGCGACGGCGGCCATCGCCGTTTCCGGCCTATGCAAGCGGGTGGCCGACGCCAGTGGTGAGCTAACCATCCTGCATAGCGTGGATTTTACCGTGCAAAAGGCGGAAACGCTCGCCGTCGTCGGCGCCTCAGGTTCCGGCAAATCGACCCTGCTGGGACTTCTGGCAGGCCTGGATACGCCTAGCGAGGGCAAGGTGCTGCTGGACGGCAGCGACATCTTCGCGCTCGATGAAGACGGCCGCGCCGCGCTGCGCAAAGCCAAGCTGGGTTTCGTCTTCCAATCCTTCCAGCTGCTGCCGCACCTGACGGCGGTGGAAAACGTGATGCTGCCGCTGGAGCTGTCCGGCGAAAGCAATGCCAAGCGCCGCGCCGAAGAGATGCTGGGGCGGGTCGGACTGTCCTCGCGCCTGAAGCACTATCCCAAATACCTGTCCGGCGGCGAGCAGCAGCGCGTGGCGCTGGCGCGCGCCTTCGTCAGCCAGCCGCCGCTGCTGCTGGCCGACGAGCCGACCGGCAGCCTCGATGCCGCCACAGGCGAAGCCGTCATACAACTCATGTTCGAGCTCAATCGAGAACACGGTTCAACATTGGTGCTGGTCACCCACGACCCCTCCATCGCCGCCCGCTGCAAGCGCACCATCACCATCGCCGCCGGCCGCCTCATCTAA
- a CDS encoding arylesterase yields MILFEKLRRCLLLSLASLLLGGAAHAYSAPKTVLVLGDSLSAEYGLARGTGWVALLEQRLKSQKLEATLVNASVSGETTSGGRTRLPALLKKHKPDVVVIELGANDGLRGLPVAAAEANLRAMVGDARQAGARVLIVGNRVPPNYGRDYAEKFFAMFGAISKDTKSGLAPFMLDGVADKIELFQPDRLHPLASAHPIILGNIWPHLLPILRTK; encoded by the coding sequence ATGATCCTGTTTGAAAAGTTACGTCGTTGTCTGCTGCTGTCGCTGGCCTCCCTGCTGCTGGGCGGCGCGGCGCACGCCTATTCTGCACCAAAAACGGTTCTAGTGCTCGGTGATAGTCTCTCGGCCGAATACGGCCTGGCGCGCGGCACGGGCTGGGTGGCCCTGCTGGAACAGCGCCTCAAATCGCAGAAGCTGGAGGCCACCCTGGTCAACGCCAGCGTCAGCGGCGAGACCACCAGCGGCGGCCGCACGCGCCTTCCCGCCCTGCTGAAAAAGCACAAGCCCGATGTGGTGGTGATCGAACTGGGCGCCAACGACGGCCTGCGCGGCCTGCCGGTGGCCGCGGCCGAAGCCAATCTGCGCGCCATGGTGGGCGATGCCCGCCAGGCAGGCGCCAGGGTGCTCATCGTCGGCAACCGCGTGCCACCCAATTACGGCCGCGATTACGCCGAGAAATTCTTCGCCATGTTCGGCGCCATCAGCAAGGACACCAAGTCCGGCCTGGCGCCCTTCATGCTCGATGGCGTGGCCGACAAGATCGAGCTGTTCCAGCCTGACCGCCTGCACCCGCTGGCCAGCGCCCACCCCATCATTCTCGGCAACATCTGGCCGCACCTGCTGCCCATCCTAAGGACCAAATGA
- a CDS encoding SurA N-terminal domain-containing protein — MQILLAILIIPSFALVGISGYQSFGDSANTVAKIDGQALTQQEWDAAQRNQLENFRQRMGPQFDQKLFDTPEFKNNVLENLIAERAISAEAKRAHLNVSDATLQKTILDTPGLTGDDGKFDYDRYRKLLTAQGLSEQGYEADQRRRMAMGQLAESVEATGFAPRTVSKLLSDFSAQEREVQELVLPAAQYLSQVKVTDEMVKAFYDKNSKFFEVPEQAKIEYVVFNAAAVAASVTATDEEVANFYKQNEKRFTTPETRRASHILVAVKQGASAADKNAAKAKAEAILADVRKNPGDFAKIAKAKSEDPVSAEVGGDLNVIEKGSLVKPVEDAIFQLKQGEISNVVESEFGFHVLTVTQLKPASIKPLDEAKAEVVAEVKKQKAAKQYSEMAETFTNTVYEQSDSLKPVADKLGLKIETAEHLSREPSPMLGTAPFNNAKFLKALFGDEALKNKRNTEAVEVAPSTLIAGRIVEHKAASKRPLAEVDAQIRQRVTIEEAAKLARKAGEEKLAAVKKSNDVAGFSEARLISRAKADSVPPQAAAALMKADTSKLPAYIGVEVPGQGYGVYRINKVQQPTQQDDARRKMEAERISQAQSQQEMFDFIEALKHKAKAKVLHTSSAAKPDAAK, encoded by the coding sequence ATGCAGATTTTACTGGCGATCCTGATTATCCCGTCCTTCGCCCTGGTCGGCATCAGCGGCTATCAGAGTTTCGGTGACAGCGCCAACACCGTGGCCAAGATCGATGGTCAGGCGCTGACCCAACAGGAATGGGATGCTGCCCAGCGCAACCAGCTGGAGAACTTCCGCCAGCGTATGGGGCCGCAGTTCGACCAGAAGCTGTTTGACACACCCGAGTTCAAGAACAATGTGCTCGAGAACCTGATCGCCGAGCGCGCCATTTCCGCCGAGGCCAAGCGCGCCCACCTGAACGTGTCCGACGCCACGCTGCAGAAAACCATTCTCGACACGCCCGGCTTGACCGGCGACGACGGCAAGTTCGACTACGACCGCTACCGCAAGCTGCTGACGGCGCAAGGCCTGTCGGAGCAGGGCTATGAGGCCGACCAGCGCCGCCGCATGGCCATGGGCCAGCTGGCAGAATCGGTTGAAGCGACCGGTTTCGCGCCGCGCACCGTGTCCAAGCTGCTGTCCGACTTCAGCGCCCAGGAGCGAGAGGTGCAGGAACTGGTGCTGCCGGCTGCCCAGTACCTGTCCCAGGTCAAAGTCACCGATGAAATGGTGAAAGCCTTCTACGACAAGAACAGCAAATTCTTCGAAGTGCCGGAACAGGCCAAGATCGAATACGTGGTCTTCAATGCCGCCGCGGTGGCCGCCTCCGTGACCGCCACCGATGAAGAAGTCGCCAACTTCTACAAACAGAACGAAAAGCGCTTCACCACGCCGGAAACCCGCCGCGCCAGCCATATCCTGGTGGCTGTGAAGCAGGGTGCCAGCGCGGCCGACAAGAACGCCGCCAAGGCCAAGGCTGAAGCCATCCTGGCCGACGTGCGCAAGAATCCGGGCGACTTCGCCAAGATCGCCAAAGCCAAATCGGAAGACCCGGTATCGGCCGAAGTGGGTGGCGACCTGAATGTGATCGAAAAAGGCTCGCTGGTGAAACCGGTGGAAGACGCCATCTTCCAGCTCAAGCAAGGTGAAATCAGCAATGTGGTCGAATCCGAATTCGGCTTCCACGTGCTGACCGTGACCCAGCTCAAGCCAGCCAGCATTAAGCCGCTGGACGAAGCTAAGGCCGAAGTCGTGGCCGAAGTGAAGAAACAGAAAGCCGCCAAGCAGTATTCCGAGATGGCTGAAACCTTCACCAACACCGTGTACGAGCAATCGGACAGCCTGAAACCGGTGGCCGACAAGCTGGGCCTGAAGATCGAGACTGCAGAGCACCTGTCGCGCGAGCCATCGCCGATGCTGGGCACCGCGCCATTCAACAACGCCAAGTTCCTGAAAGCTCTGTTCGGCGATGAAGCCCTGAAGAACAAGCGCAATACGGAAGCGGTGGAAGTGGCGCCAAGCACCCTGATCGCCGGTCGCATCGTAGAGCACAAGGCAGCGAGCAAGCGTCCGCTGGCCGAAGTCGATGCCCAGATCCGCCAACGCGTGACCATTGAAGAAGCCGCCAAGCTGGCGCGCAAAGCCGGCGAAGAGAAACTGGCCGCCGTCAAGAAATCGAACGACGTCGCCGGTTTCAGCGAAGCCCGCCTGATCTCGCGCGCCAAAGCCGACAGCGTACCGCCGCAAGCCGCCGCCGCCCTGATGAAAGCCGACACCAGCAAACTGCCAGCCTATATCGGCGTGGAAGTGCCAGGCCAAGGCTACGGCGTCTACCGCATCAACAAAGTGCAGCAGCCGACCCAGCAGGACGACGCCCGCCGCAAGATGGAAGCCGAGCGCATCAGCCAAGCCCAATCGCAGCAGGAGATGTTCGACTTCATAGAAGCGTTGAAGCACAAAGCCAAGGCCAAAGTGCTGCACACCAGCAGCGCCGCCAAGCCTGACGCCGCCAAGTAA
- a CDS encoding NAD(P)H-hydrate dehydratase, with translation MNPLYSVAEIRQIEAAGAALLPAGALMQRAGQAAANAALDLLPFSTSRARVLVLAGPGNNGGDALEAAAHLSHAGAQVAIRYFDSPRPPSPERAHALERARSSPARFVELQPEDIAAAEWNLVVDGLFGIGLQRTLDGAARELVLAVNALGCPVLALDVPSGLDADSGCIVGDADGVAIRASHTVTFLGDKAGLHTCAGRDHAGLVSVNRLEVDEAVFPPASMHLNDVTFFGRNARTRSHNSHKGSFGNVAVIGGAHGMGGAPVLAGRAALMSGAGRVYLGFAADTPVYDSAHPELMCRNAADISLDDAVLVVGPGLGTAPAARTLLLRAIGSAQVLLADADALNLLAASPELKERIARRAAPTVLTPHPLEAARLLGISAAEIQRDRIGHARALAVQLQAYVVLKGSGSVIAAPDGRIVINTTGNPALATAGTGDVLAGLCGSLLAQGWPAWEAALAAVWLHGMAADVLVADGSGPIGITASELLPAIRVAHNRMVHHHGR, from the coding sequence ATGAATCCCCTCTACTCCGTCGCCGAAATCCGCCAGATCGAAGCGGCAGGCGCCGCCCTTCTTCCCGCCGGCGCACTGATGCAGCGCGCCGGACAGGCTGCGGCCAACGCTGCACTGGACCTGCTGCCCTTCTCCACCAGCCGCGCCAGGGTGCTGGTGCTGGCCGGTCCCGGCAACAATGGCGGCGATGCGCTGGAAGCGGCCGCCCACCTGTCCCACGCCGGCGCGCAAGTGGCGATCCGCTACTTCGACAGTCCCCGTCCCCCCTCGCCCGAACGCGCGCACGCGCTGGAACGGGCACGCAGCAGCCCGGCGCGTTTTGTCGAACTGCAGCCGGAGGATATTGCCGCCGCTGAATGGAATCTGGTGGTCGATGGCCTGTTCGGCATCGGCTTGCAGCGCACCCTGGACGGCGCGGCGCGCGAACTGGTGCTGGCCGTGAATGCGCTGGGTTGCCCGGTGCTGGCGCTTGACGTTCCCAGTGGCCTGGATGCCGACAGCGGTTGCATCGTCGGCGATGCCGACGGCGTCGCCATCCGCGCCAGCCACACCGTCACCTTCCTCGGCGACAAGGCGGGATTGCACACCTGCGCGGGGCGCGACCACGCGGGCCTGGTCAGCGTCAACCGGCTGGAAGTGGACGAAGCCGTCTTTCCGCCGGCTAGCATGCATCTCAACGACGTCACCTTCTTCGGCCGCAACGCGCGAACGCGCAGCCACAATTCGCACAAAGGCAGCTTCGGCAATGTCGCCGTGATCGGCGGTGCGCACGGCATGGGTGGCGCGCCCGTGCTGGCGGGACGCGCCGCGTTGATGAGCGGCGCGGGGCGCGTCTACCTCGGCTTCGCCGCCGACACCCCGGTCTACGACAGCGCCCACCCGGAACTCATGTGCCGCAACGCCGCCGACATCAGCCTCGACGACGCCGTACTGGTGGTCGGCCCCGGCCTCGGCACGGCGCCCGCCGCGCGCACCCTGCTGCTGCGCGCCATCGGCAGCGCGCAAGTCCTGCTGGCCGACGCCGACGCCCTCAATCTGCTGGCCGCATCACCCGAACTCAAGGAGCGGATAGCCCGGCGCGCCGCGCCCACCGTACTCACCCCGCACCCGCTGGAGGCGGCCCGCCTGCTCGGCATCAGCGCCGCCGAGATCCAGCGCGACCGCATCGGCCATGCCCGCGCCCTGGCCGTGCAGCTGCAGGCCTATGTCGTCTTGAAAGGTTCCGGCAGCGTGATCGCCGCCCCGGACGGGCGCATCGTCATCAACACCACCGGCAATCCCGCCCTCGCCACCGCCGGCACCGGCGATGTCCTGGCCGGTCTATGCGGCAGCCTGCTGGCCCAAGGCTGGCCGGCCTGGGAAGCCGCACTCGCTGCCGTCTGGCTGCACGGCATGGCCGCCGACGTCCTGGTCGCAGACGGCAGCGGCCCGATCGGTATCACCGCCAGCGAACTGCTGCCCGCCATCCGCGTCGCCCACAACCGCATGGTGCACCACCACGGCCGCTAA
- the mnmH gene encoding tRNA 2-selenouridine(34) synthase MnmH produces MKYPELLSFEEILPRLGEFDTIIDARSPAEYAQDHLPDAINCPVLDDAQRIRIGTMYKQIGAFEAKKLGAALVAKNIAHHLETLWLDKPREWRPLVYCWRGGNRSGSMAHILAKIGWPVVQLDGGYKAFRAHVNSALEQAPQLDLRVVCGPTGSGKTRLLDTLESVGAQVLDLEQLAAHRGSVLGKLPCQPQPTQKAFETGIWDRLRRFDPVRPVFVEAESKKVGDLRVPGPLMETMRASPCVAIQLPRPERVRLLIEDYQHFACNAPALNQQLEYLVSLHGKEKIARWQEMSSAGDIAPLVEELLAEHYDPAYQRSIQRNFSAYPKAQVLHLDGITPAHFLFAARQLHNS; encoded by the coding sequence ATGAAGTATCCCGAACTCCTGAGTTTCGAAGAGATCCTGCCGCGCCTGGGCGAGTTCGACACCATCATCGACGCGCGCAGTCCGGCCGAATACGCGCAGGACCATCTGCCGGACGCCATCAACTGCCCGGTGCTGGACGACGCGCAGCGCATCCGCATCGGCACCATGTACAAGCAGATCGGCGCCTTCGAGGCCAAGAAGCTGGGCGCCGCGCTGGTGGCCAAGAATATCGCCCACCATCTGGAGACGCTCTGGCTGGACAAGCCGCGCGAATGGCGGCCGCTGGTCTACTGCTGGCGCGGCGGCAACCGTAGTGGCTCCATGGCCCATATCCTGGCCAAGATCGGCTGGCCGGTGGTACAGCTGGACGGCGGCTACAAAGCCTTCCGCGCCCACGTCAACAGCGCGCTGGAACAGGCGCCGCAGTTGGACTTGCGCGTCGTCTGCGGCCCCACCGGCAGCGGCAAGACCCGCCTGCTCGACACGCTGGAATCGGTCGGCGCCCAAGTGCTCGACCTGGAACAGCTGGCCGCCCACCGCGGCTCGGTGCTGGGCAAGCTGCCCTGCCAGCCGCAGCCCACGCAGAAAGCCTTCGAAACCGGCATCTGGGACCGCCTGCGCCGCTTCGATCCGGTGCGCCCCGTCTTCGTGGAAGCAGAAAGCAAGAAGGTCGGCGACCTGCGCGTCCCCGGCCCGCTGATGGAGACGATGCGCGCCTCGCCCTGCGTCGCCATCCAGCTGCCGCGCCCCGAGCGCGTGCGCCTGCTGATCGAAGACTACCAGCACTTCGCCTGCAACGCCCCGGCCCTGAACCAGCAGCTCGAATACTTGGTCAGCCTGCACGGCAAGGAAAAGATCGCGCGCTGGCAGGAAATGTCCAGCGCCGGCGACATCGCCCCGCTGGTGGAAGAGCTATTGGCCGAGCACTACGACCCCGCCTACCAGCGCTCCATCCAGCGCAACTTCAGCGCCTACCCCAAGGCCCAGGTACTGCACCTGGACGGCATCACCCCCGCCCACTTCCTCTTCGCCGCCCGCCAGCTGCACAACAGCTGA